In Erigeron canadensis isolate Cc75 chromosome 8, C_canadensis_v1, whole genome shotgun sequence, the DNA window CTAAAACAAAATCTTGTTCTCTCTACCTCATGATGTAAATAACTTACATTAAACGATCGAACTTCAATCATGTGTATTGTATCTAATGATTTTAAATTATGTGCATTATATATATTCGAccaattaaaaacttataattgaCAGCTTATGTAGTTGTCACATTATCCGGATCCATACAATTAATGCACATGTTTTGAAAGTAAATTACATACCATACACATAATTAACAATCGATATACAATGACAATTCATATAAAGTTGGTTACATTCTAATGCATTAATCCCTAATAAAAATATACTCGATGGAAATAGCCAAATTTAGCAAGGACTTCTCTACCAGAAAAAAACTAGAGATACTTAATTGTCAAAGAGTGCTGTTATATCCATTCAAACTATAGGAcaataaaaattcttttaagGCATCAATATTAGGAGttgttttcaaaaaaagaaaagaaagtttaaCTGTATTTAAACATGGGTTATGCTAATATAGTTGTATTTAATGTGCTTAATATAGTTATACATcttatctctatctctactctctaataaaacaaatcccTTCCCCCctcttattaaatatttatgtctttgaaataccttatttgcctttgaacttttttgttttttttttctttacgtaatTACCCAAAATCCCTAAAAAAAAAGACCGTCTTCGCCActactgccgccgcattgcgcggataccatgtTCGTACAAAATTAAGAGACGAGCTtctatttcaaaaatatatatatatatacacgttaaatacagaTTTACgaaacaaatatttattatttaacatttccctttaaacatatatataaacaccaaAAATTGCTAAAAATCTCCAAAGTCAACTAATGCGGAACAAACGATTAAACGTTGCTCCATATTATAATTGCACATGTTCCagtcgtttatatatatatatgcaagtaAATTCCAAGATTTCTACAGgtcatcaaaatatcaaatccCAAAACGTgtataactagattattaactTCTTAATATAGTAATACGACTAAATGTGTACTTTACATAATACATTGAAGCATATAGTTATATCCTTAtccttataaatatataaaaaaaagtaattaattggATGGCAACCCCCAATGCCATGTACCGTATTGATATCCACTAATCCCCCAGCTGGGCTAGTGTCCAGGTGATTTTAAACCAATTAATATTCTCTAGAATATCTCGAGTTTTAAGACTCGAACCCGGGGTATTCCCCCCAAGAATTGGCGGCTGGAATGGTGTATATCCTAGCGACCACTACGCTATTAGTTGGAGTAACTTATCcttataaatataacaatatatatgaacataacCACACTACAAACATATATCATCACCTCAATTTCAGCTCTCCAAAACAAgctgataaaaagaaaaatggggAATGTATTTGTCGTGCTAACCCCTTTGGTTCACGGTCTCGTAAAACTAGCAGGATTAACACCACAAACCATAGAAATAGAGCCTGGAACCCAGATGAATATCTGGGTTCCAAAagaaattatcacaaaacaTGATGGAAAAACCGTTTACATACCACCCACCAAGCCTGCGGTTTTACTCCTCCATTCTTTTGCATTTGATGGTATTCTTACGTGGTTTTTACAAGTTCTCGCCTTGAACAAGGACTATTCGCTATACGTTCCAGACTTTTTATTCTTTGGTGGCTCAATCACTGATAAAAAAGAAAGGTCAGCTAGTTTTCAAGCTGCATTTGTGGCTAAAGGGTTGGAGAAATTAAAAGTGGATAAAGTCACATTGGTTGGGTTAAGTTATGGAGGGATGGTTGGGTTCAAGATGGCTAAAATGTACCCGCATTTGGTCAAGTCTATGGTGATGTCTGCAACCGTCATCGAGATGACTGAATCCATTAGTCTTGACGCATATAAGCGACTCGATATATCTAGTTGGTCAGAACTTTTAATTCCTGCAACCTTGGAGGGACTGAAGAAGATGTTTTCGATTGGCTTTCATAAAGTTCCATGGCTTCCTGATTTTGTTTATAGGGACATTCTTGAGGTAAGTTGTTCTTTCACTATATTTTATTGCACTCTACATACTTAGGCCATCTATAATGGACATGgcttttttgcttttaaaaatGTCTTGAAAGCATTGAAAAGACTTGACGAAAGGCTTTTTTGGGAAGACTTTGTCTCTTAGCTCGATCATACCAATTAAGTCTTTGAGAGATATTAtggggaaaaaaagaaagtagacagtaaaataaaaataataaaattgaacTTGTCGATTCACATAAATATCAAGGACAAATATTCATAGATGTGAGTAAATTTGCATATATTTTTAACGATAATATAGAGTTCGGCAACATGCCTTTTTATATACCTAAATCCAATACAGAGAAAATtcaatctaaatttttttttttttgtctccaTTAATTCCTGATGTCTTTCTTATACTAAGATTTAAACCTAACATGTCTCAGCCTCGGACCCCTATGTACCAATCCATCTATCGATGGTTGataaaaagttatgttaaaTATTTTCTTTAACATCCAATGTTTaagcaaaatatttttatttcattacatttatatatagggATAAGGTGAATATAAGGTTATCCGGTATTTAAGTTTGGGTGTGGCTTTACATACAAAATTTTtagttaatgaataaatgttggGGTCCCCATgacttttatgaattaaaaaaataatacacgAGCGTTGTACAAATAAACTTAAGTACATAACAATCTTATATTACCATCCTCCATATATATAGTATAcgaataacatatatatatatagtgaaaagttattttgagaacctttttttgcgagaacctttgagaacttttcaaatcaagcccaaccgatgattattttttacaagaaaattattttttgattgtttttttaaataacttatgtgtaattttgaagtttataattgtgtggaggcatggattaacatccgttatacaattatatggagatttagatacttgatcacatgtgcacgaatattgctatgattacatgtgatcgacttgaatacatgtgatcatagcaatattcgtgcacatgtgatcaataattcaaatctccatataattgtataacggatgataatccatgctccacacaattataaacttcaaaattacacataaggtattcaaaaaagaattttcatgtaaagaataatcatcggttaggcttgatttgaaaggttctcaaaggttctcgcaaaaaaaagggttctcaaaataacttcatcatatatatatatatatatagggtaacactccggtgagaatagtcttaaaataagaacggtaagaacacttaaaaacatcattttgatatattaaaagtccataaaactaaaatagtgtataactaattatcattatttaaatgtttaacaacacattgatccgtcaaaatcgaaaaaatcacgttttttgttttctgcatccatcttggatgcttattcatcaaaatgatacatccaacaaaaaacgtgatttttttccaattatgacggatcaatgtgttattaaacacttaaataatgataattagttatgcactatgtcagttttatggacttttaaaccatcaaaatgtagttttcaaGTGTTCTCACCTTGtacttattttaagactgttctcatttgattgtccccttatatatattatatatatatatattcatgggGCCGCAACATTTATtcgataattaaataatattaaaaattttgtatgtaAAGGGTTCCAAATCCAAGCTTAAGTGTCGAAAAACATTATATTCACcttttacctatatatataacacatatcaATCATTACGCATAAACAAAATAGTGATTGTTTCCCCACAACTTTTGACATTTGTAGACCATGTTCTCTAACCGAAAAGAGAAGAAAGAACTATTGGAAGAATTGGTTGTTAGTGACAAAGATGCAAGCTTGGATACAAACTACTCTCAGGTAGTTAAAAGTCTTGATAAATAGTTAAACATATGAAAtttattgcatatatatatatttccaaaaCCATCACTTAATTAAAAGTTCATTGTAAGTAGCTAGTTTTTTTCAACTAATGAGTAAACGTAGATGTTCGGATTTGAATCTGAAACCTAGATCGATTAATAGTTTCTAATTAAACTAAGTCTTTGTACGTATGTAGATGATACATTTATTGTGGGGTGACGACGACAAGATATTTGATCTCAACCATGCTATGACCATGAAAAGGTAAGCcatattatttttagttaaacATAAAAACAGTTTTATAGACCTAATTGACGTAGTAATTgtaattaacttaattttacCATAGGCAACTCGGTGACAAGACAACATTAGAATGGATAAAGGATGCAGGGCACCTAGTACCATTAGAGAAATCATCCGAATATAACAAACGTCTAAAGAGTGTTCTTCAACGTATCACCAAAGATCAATGAAttggtaacatatatatatatatatatctagtcTAAACATATATGTGTGCatgtattaattataaatgTATACATTGTTATTTTCCTATTTACTATACTAATTTCTTTTCTGTTCTTTCAATCCAGAGTCAAAGAAGATTAATAACCGGATTGAAATGTTgcttatttttaatttagttagtGGGTAATTAGGCACGTAGACACGCGGGTAATTTATACGGAGTCAATTAAGAATTTACAAATAATATCTAATAATGACTACtaagtaatatatattaaaaatgttgtttgCGTATATAACACTTTATATTATGTTCTTTAGTTTTGTGAGTCACAGGATTTctgtatgaatgtatgattaTTGGATGCATGATTTTTACTTTATCGGTGTTAAATTTGTTAATATCCCATGTAATGGTTATTTTCACAATTATTTTGGTATTCTCAAGTACTCCGTTAAATTTTCAAAAGTAATccgaatatatttttaattagttgtcaagataatttaaataataatgcaGTTTTCGTAATGTGTATAATAGATTGCAACTAATAAAAAGAACACAAATACTAACGAACAAAATTATTCGCTGCTGTATCGTGAAAGCAGATGGAATCCTAGTTGGTAATTAACTTGGTAATTTGGAGAGGTGGTATTTGACCAAATTACCATGAGGGGGTCCATTTATGGATAAACTAAAAGCTTATTGGCACAATGTGATGGTGTAATGATGGTAACAGCAGTGGCGTTGACGGGCGGTgacagtggtggtggtggcgtcgATTGACAATTTCAACAAATTAGTACAATTAATTCTCAGAACTtcacataaattttttaaaggtagttttggtaaaaaaaaaattgaataaaaaacttgaattaaagaaaaaaaagtattttaaggataaaaataatgtttcaagtagttttttatttttttataaaaaaaagtattttaagtaTACATGTTTAATCTCTAACATGTGGTTAGTCTTAAAAGAAAACGTCTTGGTCGATAAGATACATGTCTATAAAGTTCTTGATGTGGGATATGATACATGTCGTAGCACACAAATGCCAAAACATGGATATGGAATGCTTTCATCAGCGACGGAACTTGAACATCACTACATGAGGGATCAAGTTTTTCTAAAtctgatacatatatatattttaaatttttgagggggtaaatacatataatttttatttttcaccatAAAATATTAACTAATTACTAATTATATCCTAAAATTCTGGAGGGACCAAAACCCCTTTTGGTCCTACTGCTCTTCCGCCACGGGCTTTCATATCTTGGAAGTGTTGGGTTATATAAGTATTTATcacatcaaatcacaaagcacgcaacggaagacaagatctatgcagtttaattaattaaccaaagtatagaatatgtaccttGTAATGAagagattaaaacaagaacaaggtttaaattaacctctctacgattgcacactcaacgttggaacgtacgtatgctagtacttgatcacgaacaaacaaccctttgttaataccctttcacacgaaccaaacaaaacctgaaaccctttgtttttgtgAGGAGTGGCCGAAACCAAGAGAGAGGGAGGAGGagagaattttagggttttagaaaacctaaatAATTGTGTGTGTAAAACTTAAGAAaagggtttgtatttatagccaGACTTTtgcttgaaaaacaagtttagggttttctaaaaaACCCCTATGTTTAGCCGTCCCCCCTCTAGGAAGattctagagggtttcttaatttttcatttaatcacAATTGTCTCCTCTGTTAAGTccgtcagttaagtaccgttaactattaacatttaacagacaaccgttagtttttcgtgatcaaattaattaataaattacatttaatataataattaattatagttacattcacgttgaggtgtgaccccgtaggcttaaatatttttcggacatacgttcattttacgtgatcatattctaacagctcccacttgagctcgtaacgactgaaggtaataacattggtaagcgtctagcaacacgccaatgctcccgaaaacatttaagtatagttttaaatggttaaggtatttattatccctttgttccaatacctttgttaaatatgaatatggatcgagatcatttcataatttaacgattatgtttctcattctataactaattaatgattaccaaatataatcgagaactatctggatttatttgggcacggccatgcaaacatcttaattagtcctaatgagggcgccaaacggtatcatacttcaatttcaaattgaaggaacaaatcctatattgactacacgtgtcagtcatcatatttcacgacgttttctgaaaatagccctttatgtacccccttattcaggtaagttagaactatatctagtaagtgcgattcatatatgctgacctacttgtatctcaagtcaaaggatcaataaaagtaaccatttgcaaatttcacttaatgacgtcgatccataaagtgataattcgttagtggggtagtccgatatgcatccgctatggatatcatgtgagtttggcgggaaccatccattacatattccaagaatataaccaatcactcacatttgtcttagtttaattatattttcatataattaattgacaatggacaatttagaatatttaataatatataaaaatattaaattaaatattcaaggattaaacatgcaaatataggacacaatttaatattgaatgaaatcaaacatatcaagtactttatttcattataaaaaaatataaattgtttaacatcccttatccaaataccgaaacaacagatttacatgaaataactagctaatttaagacCTCTGCCCttggcatgcctttcaagcttgggcctagacaaagcttttgtgaaaggatcagctaagttaaaatctgtctgaactttgagtaaattgatctccCCTAGTTCGATGAACATattgatatcgtctagcataatgtctggcacctttctgaactccaggttcgttggcaatgattaatgcaccggtattatcacagtacaaatcagtgggtaattcatttgaggggatcacgtcaagcccgctaatgaacttccttatccagactgcttccattgcggcttttgaggcggcaatgtactcagactctgttgcagacatggcgactgtggtttttagctcataACATTCCACCGTCCCTTCATTTTAacaatgaagacgtatcccgactgatattttgaatcatatttatcagtctgaaatccaacatcacagtaTCTATTCACTTTGAATTCTGGATCAGGATTTCTTCCATACACCAAGAAGAActctttagtagcacacatgtacttaagaataatCTTTATAGCAATTCAGTGATCCTatccaggattttgctgatcgtggctaactatattttgcgcgaacgcaatatcaggtctagtgcatcttatcacatacataatagatcccacaATCGAAACATAAGGGATTTttcgcatacgctccacctcattaggtgtagaagcactgttcttgctagataagttaAGTCTTTGCATGAGTgaccttatcaatataagcactttgacttaatctaaacaaccgctttgatctatctcggtagatcttgattccaagaataaatgccgcttctcctaaatctttcatggcaaaacactttccaagatgggatcttgcaacattggaatgtgttttcctatgattaatatgcatcgacatataagacaaggaaagtaacattactcccactagctttgcgatatacacatggctcatggggattttgaacaaaaccaaaccttttgatttcttcatcaaaccgtttattccaacttcttgatgcttgctttagtccataaatggacctttgaagcttgcatactttgttgggatgttttggatcaataaaaccttccggttgatccatatagacttcttcatccaagtaaccatttaagaaggcagtcttaacatccatttgtcatatctcaaagtcatagtacgctgctatagctaagagaatcctaatagctctaatgtccacaactggagaaaaggtctcatcGTAATCTACACCGGAatgttgagtataacctttcgccacgagacgagctttataggtgtgtacatttccatccatgtccgtcttcttcttgaagatccacttacacccaacagtttgagcattttgtggaagatcaacaaagctccagacttgatcgtctttcatggattttatTTCCAccttcgcagcttcaagccatttgtcagattccggatctgataatgcagctttgaaattcggaggctcatcgagatctccaacaacgtcttcttctaccatcagacatagtctttcggtaggatgTCTTGTCCTTttggacctacgaagtggaatcgcttcattatcatcgacttgaggttcatcactttgaacatttcccccccccccccccccaagttgatgattgctagtatcttcagaaggtgacacatcttcctcttgagtctcatcaagttctacaatcctcccactgttctcttgaactaacttcttttcaaagaactcagcataacGAGCatcacgaacagtgtttttggcgggatcattgtaacaaccgccttagaaataatttgaataaatccatgatatgttctagtttcgaatatgtgctcacatgaaggtctattcactcttaaatcttaaattataagacgcgtctatggtctattatgataagaatgttaggtttcaagacgtaagcgattgtattcaagaaattctagtccaaaaatgttttatttagaccctacaattattagaaacattaattaagggaaaactttaaaagggttagaaaaccccattttctctacttcttcaccatttttccttccatctcacctctctctctctaaaaacacacacatacattcaccatcttcacccacaaaaattcatcatttgattttgagttgttaaaccaagatttcttgcatttttagcttccttgtgataatcaaaacatatttctagtatcgattttcaggtaatgacagcaaattttgagattttcatcaaaataaaagtttacttttcaagtgtatgttcttgatgatttggtccatttttggtgtaaaaatcgtgttaaaagttagtgggtttgtgtctaaaagtgtttagtaaccttttcgtgatcaaatttgggtcgtaaacatgttttaatcttcaaaaccctcgtttttgttagaacagtcccaaattcgtcctaaaaacacttaaaacaaatttagtatcctagaaacgaatttaagccttccaaaacgaagttaagcttcaaaacaaacttaagtcctctaacgaatttaaggtttatcttcgttcagatacacctaacgaatttaaggtttatcttcgttcagatacacctaacgaatttaaggtttatcttcgttcagatacacctaacgaatttaaggtttatcttcgttcagatacacctaacgaatt includes these proteins:
- the LOC122579698 gene encoding uncharacterized protein LOC122579698 isoform X2, translated to MNITTLQTYIITSISALQNKLIKRKMGNVFVVLTPLVHGLVKLAGLTPQTIEIEPGTQMNIWVPKEIITKHDGKTVYIPPTKPAVLLLHSFAFDGILTWFLQVLALNKDYSLYVPDFLFFGGSITDKKERSASFQAAFVAKGLEKLKVDKVTLVGLSYGGMVGFKMAKMYPHLVKSMVMSATVIEMTESISLDAYKRLDISSWSELLIPATLEGLKKMFSIGFHKVPWLPDFVYRDILEMIHLLWGDDDKIFDLNHAMTMKRQLGDKTTLEWIKDAGHLVPLEKSSEYNKRLKSVLQRITKDQ
- the LOC122579698 gene encoding 2-hydroxy-6-oxo-2,4-heptadienoate hydrolase-like isoform X1 — encoded protein: MNITTLQTYIITSISALQNKLIKRKMGNVFVVLTPLVHGLVKLAGLTPQTIEIEPGTQMNIWVPKEIITKHDGKTVYIPPTKPAVLLLHSFAFDGILTWFLQVLALNKDYSLYVPDFLFFGGSITDKKERSASFQAAFVAKGLEKLKVDKVTLVGLSYGGMVGFKMAKMYPHLVKSMVMSATVIEMTESISLDAYKRLDISSWSELLIPATLEGLKKMFSIGFHKVPWLPDFVYRDILETMFSNRKEKKELLEELVVSDKDASLDTNYSQMIHLLWGDDDKIFDLNHAMTMKRQLGDKTTLEWIKDAGHLVPLEKSSEYNKRLKSVLQRITKDQ